A window of the Janthinobacterium agaricidamnosum NBRC 102515 = DSM 9628 genome harbors these coding sequences:
- a CDS encoding helix-turn-helix domain-containing protein, giving the protein MKKPKTEMETEPVDPAEAGGAPAPEDGIGDRIRSAREGRGLSQTALAARTKMVDQAGKGVARTVLVGYESGNFRPGAREIRLLCQALSVTPNWLLMGDELASDQASLELVRRRDWRAAVRLAMAISILKTHERSAFQSLVLSLAGRQLGDMGLSSLLTTAAMVANATEPELRKYFGEAVDGTLEELVLSCAEGLTTNVGNKLLLDEEEGDVIGGEWLYPDPGKVAK; this is encoded by the coding sequence ATGAAAAAACCGAAAACCGAGATGGAAACCGAGCCGGTCGACCCGGCGGAAGCGGGCGGCGCGCCCGCGCCGGAGGATGGTATTGGCGACCGCATCAGGTCGGCCAGGGAGGGGCGCGGGCTGTCGCAGACGGCGCTGGCGGCGCGCACGAAGATGGTCGACCAGGCGGGCAAGGGGGTGGCCAGGACCGTCCTGGTGGGCTACGAGTCGGGTAACTTCAGGCCGGGAGCCCGGGAGATTCGGTTGTTGTGCCAGGCGCTGAGCGTGACTCCGAACTGGCTCCTCATGGGCGACGAGTTGGCATCTGACCAGGCGTCGCTGGAGCTGGTCCGGCGGCGGGACTGGCGTGCCGCTGTCCGCCTGGCCATGGCTATCTCCATCCTGAAAACCCATGAGCGCAGTGCTTTCCAGAGCCTGGTCCTGTCGCTGGCTGGCCGCCAGTTGGGCGATATGGGGCTGTCGTCCCTGCTGACGACGGCCGCCATGGTGGCTAACGCGACCGAGCCGGAGCTCCGGAAGTACTTCGGGGAGGCCGTGGACGGCACGCTGGAGGAGCTGGTGCTGAGCTGCGCGGAGGGGCTGACCACGAACGTGGGGAACAAGCTGCTGCTGGACGAGGAGGAAGGGGATGTAATCGGCGGGGAATGGTTGTATCCAGACCCGGGCAAGGTGGCTAAATAG
- a CDS encoding helix-turn-helix domain-containing protein has translation MKTPSKHPITPAQSRDARRGLGLSQTQVIQQSKLPGHKLKNFETGSYQPDMTFLKQLSDFYAALGVDLPDDDIAPTPAEQLKPGAAMIRTVQRPCFFISEAVQPELLDECLERMHQNDERIVSLLSTSLKSGMLGGHHDSTVAEHQELFGAMSENYLIFRLLQGNPIVQPVDAAARPTTHAHLLGQFYAKSPLAAASVGAAADEVEEEDAQ, from the coding sequence GTGAAAACCCCCTCGAAACACCCCATTACCCCGGCGCAGTCCCGCGATGCGCGGCGTGGTCTGGGCCTGTCGCAGACCCAGGTCATTCAGCAGTCCAAGCTGCCAGGCCACAAGCTGAAGAACTTCGAAACCGGCAGCTATCAGCCGGATATGACGTTCCTGAAGCAGTTGAGCGACTTCTACGCCGCCCTGGGCGTGGACCTGCCGGACGACGACATCGCCCCTACCCCTGCCGAGCAGTTGAAGCCTGGCGCCGCGATGATTCGCACGGTGCAGCGCCCTTGCTTCTTCATCAGCGAGGCGGTCCAGCCTGAGTTGCTGGACGAGTGCCTGGAGCGGATGCACCAGAACGACGAGCGCATCGTCTCCCTGTTGAGCACCTCCCTCAAGAGCGGCATGCTGGGCGGTCACCACGATTCGACCGTGGCCGAGCACCAAGAGCTGTTCGGCGCCATGTCGGAGAACTACCTGATTTTCCGTCTCCTGCAAGGCAATCCCATCGTGCAGCCGGTCGATGCTGCCGCCCGCCCGACCACGCACGCGCACCTGTTGGGGCAGTTCTACGCCAAGTCCCCATTGGCGGCGGCCAGCGTGGGCGCCGCTGCCGATGAGGTGGAAGAGGAGGACGCGCAATGA